The following coding sequences lie in one Streptomyces sp. NBC_01224 genomic window:
- a CDS encoding serine/threonine-protein kinase, whose product MGHGVNGAGLPDRIGGYAVERELGAGGMGTVYLARSRGGRAVAVKVARPELAADPHFRERFRAEVAAARSVGGFHTAPVVDADPGAVAPWLATAYVPGPTLAALLEAEGPMDEARLRQLGAALAEALVAIHGCGLVHRDLKPSNIIMAADGPRVLDFGIARALESTRLTATGVAFGTPGFLAPEQAQGLEVGGAADVFALGAVLVAAAGGSAFGAGTPMGLMYRSVHEAPDLSAVPDGLRPVLAACLAKEPDQRPTPDGVLNLLVPDGTTYSPTVAIPPLPAYAPSNAVPLHQAPTEAAPVGDAPDDSDLAFVALAPESSLLVDAEGVVLGSKAGDQAFTWAEISTVEYAVEGPKHLKVTVRLHNGSTHQSLLAARRRARLKEWLKDLPLILECFV is encoded by the coding sequence ATGGGGCACGGGGTGAACGGTGCGGGCCTGCCGGATCGTATCGGCGGGTATGCCGTGGAACGGGAGCTGGGGGCCGGCGGGATGGGCACCGTGTATCTCGCGCGTTCGCGCGGCGGGCGTGCGGTGGCCGTGAAGGTGGCGCGCCCGGAGCTCGCGGCCGACCCGCACTTCCGGGAGCGGTTCCGGGCCGAGGTCGCGGCCGCGCGCAGCGTGGGCGGCTTCCACACCGCCCCGGTGGTGGACGCGGACCCGGGGGCGGTGGCGCCCTGGCTGGCCACGGCGTACGTTCCCGGGCCCACGCTCGCCGCGCTGCTCGAAGCCGAGGGGCCGATGGACGAGGCGCGGCTGCGGCAGCTGGGCGCGGCGCTCGCCGAGGCGCTGGTGGCGATCCACGGCTGCGGCCTGGTGCACCGTGATCTGAAGCCCAGCAACATCATCATGGCCGCGGACGGCCCGCGGGTCCTGGACTTCGGCATCGCGCGGGCGCTGGAGTCGACCCGTCTGACGGCCACCGGTGTGGCGTTCGGGACGCCGGGGTTCCTGGCGCCCGAGCAGGCGCAGGGGCTTGAGGTCGGCGGCGCCGCGGATGTATTCGCGCTGGGGGCGGTGCTCGTCGCGGCGGCGGGCGGCAGCGCGTTCGGTGCGGGTACGCCGATGGGCCTGATGTACCGGTCGGTGCACGAGGCACCGGACCTGTCCGCGGTGCCGGACGGCCTGCGGCCGGTCCTGGCGGCGTGCCTCGCCAAGGAACCGGACCAACGGCCCACACCGGACGGCGTGTTGAACCTGCTGGTGCCGGACGGTACGACGTACTCCCCCACCGTGGCGATTCCCCCGCTGCCCGCCTACGCACCGTCCAACGCCGTCCCCCTGCACCAGGCGCCCACCGAGGCCGCCCCCGTGGGCGACGCACCGGACGACAGCGACCTCGCCTTCGTGGCGCTTGCCCCGGAGAGTTCCCTCCTGGTCGACGCCGAGGGTGTCGTGCTCGGCTCGAAGGCCGGGGACCAGGCGTTCACCTGGGCGGAGATCAGCACCGTCGAGTACGCGGTCGAGGGCCCCAAACACCTCAAGGTCACCGTCCGCCTCCACAACGGCAGCACCCACCAGTCCCTGCTCGCCGCTCGCAGGCGGGCCCGCCTCAAGGAGTGGCTGAAGGATCTGCCGCTGATCCTGGAGTGCTTCGTCTGA
- a CDS encoding IS701 family transposase, producing MEQVESWSEGIAGFHARFARHFGRSEPRDRALDYLTGLLVPLEKKNAWTMAEQVGQLRPDGVQRLLNHSEWDENTVRDDLREYVVETIGDKNAVLIGDDTGFLKKGTKSAGVQRQYSGTAGRTENCQIGTFLAYASPKGRALIDRELYIPASWTEDRDRCRAAGIGDEIAFATKNEHFRWMLQRAIDAGIPFAWVTADEAYGQVKHTRFWLEERGVAYVLATKVNDTVITTQGGESRIDALVAVQPHQRWKRLSGGAGAHGERIYDWARVPIRYAWENGFGHWVLARRSVDNPSEIAYYVCFGPVTSRQKDLVRVAAARWAVEECFQSAKGECGLDHYQVRLYRAWYRHITLAMAAHAYLTAARAAEAIKGAPKATSKTSYPSASRRSAG from the coding sequence ATGGAGCAGGTCGAGTCGTGGTCCGAGGGGATAGCCGGGTTCCATGCCCGCTTCGCCCGTCATTTCGGCAGGTCGGAGCCCCGGGATCGCGCTCTGGACTATCTGACCGGCCTGCTCGTCCCGTTGGAGAAGAAGAATGCCTGGACCATGGCCGAGCAGGTCGGTCAGCTCCGGCCGGACGGCGTTCAGCGCCTGCTGAACCACTCCGAATGGGACGAGAACACCGTCCGTGACGATCTGCGCGAGTACGTCGTGGAGACCATCGGTGACAAGAACGCCGTCCTGATCGGGGATGACACCGGCTTCCTGAAGAAGGGCACCAAGTCCGCCGGCGTCCAGCGGCAGTACAGCGGAACCGCCGGACGCACGGAGAACTGCCAGATCGGCACCTTCCTGGCCTATGCCTCCCCCAAGGGCCGGGCCTTGATCGACCGTGAGCTCTACATCCCGGCCTCCTGGACCGAGGACCGGGACCGCTGCCGCGCCGCCGGGATCGGTGACGAGATCGCCTTCGCGACCAAGAACGAACACTTCCGCTGGATGCTGCAGCGCGCCATCGATGCCGGCATCCCGTTCGCGTGGGTCACCGCGGACGAGGCGTACGGGCAGGTCAAGCACACACGGTTCTGGCTGGAGGAACGCGGCGTCGCCTACGTCCTGGCCACCAAGGTCAACGACACCGTGATCACCACCCAGGGCGGGGAGTCCCGTATCGACGCCCTCGTCGCGGTGCAGCCCCACCAGCGGTGGAAGCGACTGTCGGGCGGCGCCGGCGCCCACGGCGAGCGGATCTACGACTGGGCCCGCGTCCCGATCCGGTACGCCTGGGAGAACGGCTTCGGGCACTGGGTCCTGGCCCGACGCTCCGTCGATAACCCGAGCGAGATCGCCTACTACGTCTGCTTCGGGCCGGTCACCTCGCGCCAGAAAGACCTGGTCAGGGTGGCTGCCGCACGGTGGGCGGTCGAGGAGTGCTTCCAGAGCGCGAAGGGCGAGTGCGGCCTGGACCACTACCAGGTCCGCCTCTATCGGGCCTGGTATCGCCACATCACCCTGGCCATGGCCGCGCACGCCTACCTGACCGCCGCCCGCGCCGCAGAAGCCATAAAAGGGGCACCGAAGGCGACGAGCAAGACCTCATACCCCTCAGCGTCCCGGAGATCCGCCGGCTGA
- a CDS encoding DUF6009 family protein, with the protein MSSLLNESDLRHESAVVWLENPDDLDYVRQALDKTARRRGKPRYERDGRMVGYTELDAHAEADPDSGLQLRRVFFLLPHDRDANPDGPYHEGAPGEAVDPRTIEPKRVGDKTPRSQRGPAAAITAPST; encoded by the coding sequence ATGAGCTCGCTGCTGAACGAGAGCGACCTCCGCCACGAGAGTGCCGTGGTGTGGCTGGAGAACCCCGACGACCTCGACTACGTACGCCAGGCCCTCGACAAGACCGCCCGCCGCCGCGGCAAGCCCCGCTACGAACGCGACGGCCGCATGGTCGGCTACACCGAACTCGACGCCCACGCCGAAGCCGACCCCGACAGCGGCCTCCAACTCCGCCGCGTCTTCTTCCTTCTCCCGCACGACCGCGACGCCAACCCCGACGGGCCCTACCACGAAGGCGCCCCGGGCGAAGCCGTCGACCCCCGCACCATCGAACCCAAGCGCGTGGGCGACAAAACCCCCCGCTCTCAACGCGGCCCCGCCGCAGCGATAACAGCCCCCAGCACGTGA
- a CDS encoding DNA primase family protein: protein MSSADSPRFDATAAAQQMLDLEVQAAHPSLPAQQRTATAAVHEPPTQSGQLPGLLTDRGNAKLFAVMFGDQFRHVEGLGWYHWDQYRWKRTGGEKAAVWAAGDLAEQMPATDPTGQFTDRDLASHRRRSMSTPGIKAMLTQAKASPALALDPDVLDGDPYALCTPGGVVDLHTGHLHKPDPEADMHSRATSVAPETMPTPRWHRFLHDTFGDDAKGEETIHFLHLLLGYSVTGDVGAQVLPFLYGTGANGKSVLLDVMTQILGDYAQAAPPGFLMEKGKFSEHSTELTELHGRRIVVCSELKPNDKFDESRVKLLTGGDRIMARRMRQDFFSFNPTHKLWLLGNHRPEVGTGGHAFWRRIRLIPFERVVPAARKIDNLAKDLVQSEGPGILQWLIEGAELYLDTRDPLAGPATVRSATEAYATTEDHIGRFLTECCTTDNGDRVAERALGDLRVEQGLLYATYSSWCSAGEGIRPATARAFATRVRQELSLASPADMMKSSGKKYYPGLGLLTDDEPQAGHA from the coding sequence ATGAGCAGCGCCGACAGCCCACGCTTCGACGCCACTGCCGCAGCGCAGCAGATGCTCGATCTCGAAGTCCAGGCGGCACACCCCAGCCTGCCCGCCCAACAGAGAACCGCTACCGCGGCCGTTCACGAGCCACCAACGCAGTCGGGCCAGCTTCCGGGACTGCTCACCGACCGCGGCAACGCCAAGTTGTTCGCGGTGATGTTCGGCGACCAGTTCCGCCACGTCGAAGGCCTTGGCTGGTACCACTGGGACCAGTACCGCTGGAAGCGCACCGGAGGTGAGAAGGCCGCAGTATGGGCGGCGGGTGATCTGGCCGAGCAGATGCCCGCCACCGACCCGACCGGCCAGTTCACCGACCGCGACCTCGCTTCCCACCGCCGACGCTCCATGTCGACCCCCGGTATCAAGGCCATGCTCACCCAGGCCAAAGCCTCCCCGGCACTCGCTCTGGACCCCGACGTCCTGGACGGCGACCCCTACGCCCTGTGCACCCCGGGCGGCGTCGTCGACCTCCACACCGGCCACCTCCACAAGCCCGACCCCGAAGCCGACATGCACTCCCGGGCCACCAGCGTCGCCCCCGAGACGATGCCCACCCCCCGCTGGCACCGCTTCCTCCACGACACCTTCGGCGACGACGCCAAGGGCGAGGAGACCATCCACTTCCTCCACCTGCTCCTCGGCTACTCCGTCACCGGCGACGTCGGCGCCCAGGTCCTGCCCTTCCTCTACGGCACCGGCGCCAACGGCAAGTCCGTCCTGCTCGATGTCATGACCCAGATCCTCGGCGACTACGCCCAGGCCGCCCCGCCCGGCTTCCTCATGGAGAAGGGCAAGTTCTCCGAGCACTCCACCGAACTCACCGAACTCCACGGCCGGCGCATCGTCGTGTGCTCCGAACTGAAGCCCAACGACAAGTTCGACGAATCCCGGGTCAAGCTCCTGACCGGTGGCGACCGCATCATGGCCCGCCGCATGCGCCAGGACTTCTTCAGCTTCAACCCCACCCACAAACTCTGGCTGCTCGGCAACCACCGTCCTGAGGTCGGCACCGGCGGCCACGCCTTCTGGCGACGGATCCGCCTGATCCCCTTCGAACGCGTCGTCCCCGCCGCCCGCAAGATCGACAACCTGGCCAAGGATCTCGTCCAGAGCGAAGGCCCCGGCATTCTGCAGTGGCTCATCGAAGGCGCCGAGCTTTACCTCGATACCCGCGACCCTCTCGCCGGACCCGCGACCGTCCGCAGCGCTACCGAGGCCTACGCCACCACCGAAGACCACATCGGCCGCTTCCTCACCGAATGCTGCACCACCGACAACGGCGACCGCGTCGCCGAACGTGCCCTGGGCGACCTCCGCGTTGAACAAGGCCTGCTGTATGCCACCTACAGCAGCTGGTGCAGCGCCGGCGAAGGCATCCGCCCCGCCACCGCCCGCGCCTTCGCCACCCGCGTACGCCAGGAACTCTCCCTCGCCTCACCCGCCGACATGATGAAGTCCAGCGGCAAGAAGTACTACCCCGGCCTCGGACTTCTCACCGACGACGAACCCCAGGCCGGCCATGCCTGA
- a CDS encoding bifunctional DNA primase/polymerase: protein MPRQSETSVPRSTGTASPYDVARWCAGNGWPVHPLAPGRKTPAANCPTCRDEPHRPQDCPCHPAGRWCHGFHAATTKLALLDAWWGKHPTLGVGVSCGPAGLVVLDIDAHSAEVPDRNRLLPGIPIHESVNLAGLASGFDTLALLAALRNQQSPADDNSTLRVRTPSGGLHVWYRTPSEGPRYRSSVGSSPKVALAWQVDVRSTGGYIVTPATRTSAGTYSPVGAARLPAILPHWLATELQRTGHPVNNGPAPVPPPRPGSPRPARQRANRLLEPLLDQVKDCAAATEGTAFTEKLNRAAYTAGGLIASGHLTDSEARNLLTAAADAARPHRSRHSLAVITSALSAGASRPLHFKGRP from the coding sequence GTGCCGCGTCAAAGTGAGACCAGCGTTCCCCGCTCCACGGGAACCGCGAGTCCCTACGACGTTGCCCGCTGGTGCGCCGGGAACGGCTGGCCAGTGCACCCGCTGGCCCCTGGCCGCAAGACCCCGGCCGCCAACTGCCCGACGTGCCGGGACGAGCCCCACCGCCCTCAGGATTGTCCCTGCCATCCAGCAGGCCGGTGGTGCCACGGCTTTCACGCAGCGACCACGAAACTTGCTCTCCTGGACGCCTGGTGGGGCAAACACCCCACACTCGGAGTCGGAGTCTCCTGTGGTCCGGCAGGCCTCGTCGTCCTCGACATCGACGCTCACAGCGCCGAAGTCCCCGACCGGAACCGGCTTCTGCCCGGCATCCCGATCCACGAGAGCGTCAACCTGGCAGGCCTTGCCTCTGGGTTCGACACCCTCGCCCTGCTGGCCGCGCTCCGCAACCAGCAAAGCCCAGCAGACGACAACTCCACCCTGCGCGTGCGAACTCCGTCAGGCGGATTGCACGTCTGGTACCGGACTCCCTCTGAAGGCCCGCGCTACCGCTCCTCGGTGGGTTCCAGCCCGAAGGTCGCCCTCGCCTGGCAAGTCGATGTCCGGTCCACTGGTGGCTACATTGTGACCCCCGCTACCCGCACCTCCGCGGGCACATACAGCCCGGTCGGCGCAGCCCGGCTCCCCGCAATCCTGCCCCACTGGCTTGCCACCGAACTCCAGCGCACAGGCCACCCGGTTAACAACGGACCTGCCCCGGTTCCGCCACCACGCCCCGGCTCCCCACGCCCCGCCCGTCAGCGCGCCAACCGGCTCCTGGAACCGCTGCTCGACCAGGTGAAGGACTGCGCTGCCGCCACTGAGGGCACCGCCTTCACTGAGAAACTCAACCGCGCTGCCTACACCGCCGGCGGCCTGATCGCCTCCGGCCACCTCACCGACAGCGAAGCACGCAACTTGCTGACCGCGGCAGCCGACGCTGCTCGTCCCCATCGCAGCCGCCACAGCCTCGCCGTCATCACCTCTGCCCTGTCCGCCGGCGCAAGCCGGCCGCTCCATTTCAAAGGACGCCCATGA
- a CDS encoding MarR family transcriptional regulator has protein sequence MGQNQIAALLGLSRPSVTSGLRELILARLVTKQRNGVYRINAMLAGYESTAAAQRAIDDMDVDDRLDDPDFAARYHQAVEDYREQLALERRKKAGSCKCCAAPRTTIPATTTTISSTMQQPQVTSDK, from the coding sequence ATGGGCCAGAATCAGATCGCGGCCCTGCTGGGCCTGAGCCGCCCCAGCGTCACGTCCGGCCTCCGTGAACTGATACTCGCTCGCCTGGTCACCAAGCAGCGCAACGGCGTGTACCGGATCAACGCGATGCTCGCCGGCTACGAGTCGACTGCAGCGGCGCAGCGCGCCATCGATGACATGGACGTCGACGACCGACTGGACGACCCGGACTTCGCCGCCCGGTACCACCAGGCCGTCGAGGACTACCGCGAACAGCTCGCCCTCGAACGCCGCAAGAAAGCCGGGTCGTGCAAATGCTGCGCTGCACCACGAACCACCATCCCAGCCACCACCACGACGATCAGCAGCACCATGCAGCAGCCGCAGGTGACCTCTGACAAGTAA